The Pogona vitticeps strain Pit_001003342236 chromosome 3, PviZW2.1, whole genome shotgun sequence genome includes a window with the following:
- the MZT1 gene encoding mitotic-spindle organizing protein 1 has protein sequence MANPAANLNAVRETMDVLLEISRILNTGLDMETLSICVRLCEQGINPEALSAVIKELRKATEALKATENMTS, from the exons ATGGCGAATCCCGCTGCTAATTTAAACGCCGTGAGAGAGACCATGGACG ttCTACTTGAGATATCAAGAATACTAAACACTGGCTTAGACATGGAAACTCTCTCCATTTGTGTACGTCTTTGTGAACAAGGAATAAACCCAGAGGCATTATCTGCTGTAATTAAAGAGCTACGCAAGGCAACAGAAGCCCTAAAG GCAACTGAAAATATGACCAGCTGA